Below is a genomic region from Acidimicrobiia bacterium.
ACTCGCCGGATCTCGGCTGATGCGAGATCGCATTCAGTCCTGGGCCGCCGGTGATGAGCGGTTGACGTTCGATGACGGTGACCAGCTTGTGGCGGCGGCCCAGCGGCGGGATGCTGCGAGTTGGGCGGATCGGGACAAGGTTCTCACCGCTCTCCTTCAACGTGCCACCAACGACGCCATCGCCAGACGCGCCGCGCTTCAGGTGGTCTTGCCGGGTGTGAAGAGCCTGATCAACGGGATTCGGGGTTGGGATGTCGAGGAGCGGGCCGCCCGGGTCGTGGCGACGGCGTTGGATGTCATCTCTTGGTGCGCCACCGAGCCGGCGGGGACGCCGCCGAGTTTCCGCATATACACGAACACGAGGCGACGCGTCCTGCGGTCGGCTGTTCGGGCACGATCTGAGCCGGTGGTGTTCGTCGACGACTACTCGTATCTCGAAGCCAGCGACGACACGCCGGATGGCAAGCCCGAGGCTCAACAGATCGACGAGTTCGTCGAGTGGGTGCGGCAACGAGCGCGGGTTCGCGACGACGCTGCCCGTCTGGTGGTGATGACCCGGATCGCTGGTGTCTCGGTGGATGAGGTGGCTGCGGCCCAAGAGGTTGATCCCCAGACGCTTCGTCAGCGCCGTCTGCAAATGGAGCGCCGGGTGCGACAGAGCCCCGTTCTTTCCCGATGAGATCTCACTCGTTCAGAGAACGCGGCGCGTTCGTCCCCATCGGCTGCCCCATACATCCGCGACCGGGCGATCAGGCCCTCGTCGCCAACGGAAGGGAGAGAGCAATGCAAGCCCACTGGCCACAGCAGCCCGACGACCGACTCGGTGACCGGGACGTCCAGGCCATGACGGAAGGCCAACTCGACAGCGAGATCCGACTCGGGATGGACGACTGGTGTGACTTGCTCGACGACCTGCTGAACACCGGCGGGATGCTTCCGTCCAGGGACTTGGCCGGCCGCGTGGTGAGCTTCTTTGAGGACGGCTATTGGCGGGCCGAGGACGCCCGGATCGAGGCGCTACGTCGTCAGATGGTCGACCGCGGCCGCCGACGGTGCTGCGTTTCGGGCCGGTCGAGAGGCATTCGATGACCGTCGACAACCCTCAGGAAGCGCTCCCCCGTGGGAGGTATCGCCGCCGCGAGATGAGTCCGCTGCTGACCATCCGGGCTGTCCAGGTCGTCTTGTGGATGCTCGTGATCTCCGGCCCGGTGGCGGCGCTCTTGGTGGCGAACCGGGTGTCGTCGATCGGTGACAGCCTCGATACCCTTGGTGCGTCGACCGCCGTCGAGGTGCCACCCGACACGTCCGGGGTGGAGGGCTTCGCCGAGTTGTTCATCGCTGCCTACCTCGGTGCAGGCGAGGACACGATCGATGCTCTGGATCCGTTCCTGGTCGACGTTGCCCTGGACAGCGTCGAGACCGGATCGTGGAGGGCGGTCAGGACGACGAGCCTCGGGGCGCAGGAGGTCTCCCCCGGCTACTACGCCGTGGTGGTCGCGGCAGAGGTTGTCGCCTCCGACCCCGAGTCTGGTGACCAGCCCGTGGGAGTCCGCTACTTCTCGGTCGGGGTTGCCGAGACGACGACCGGGTGGGTCGTCGTCGGGCTACCCGCGCTGATCCCACGGCCGGCGAGGGTGGCGGCACCTGAGCTTCTGATCGGACGCTTTGACGGTCTCGACGTTGCGCCGGGTTTGGAGGAGATGCTGCCCCGTTTCCTCGCTGCGTTCCTGACCGGCGCCGGGGAGCTGACCCGATACGCCTCTCCGTCCTCACCCATCGTTGCGGTGCAGCCACCGCCGTTCACCAGCGTCGAGGTCCTCCGCAGCGGTCTGGTCGAGACACCGGACGGATCCACCGAGGTCGCAGTCCTGGTTCGCGGCACGGATGCGGACGGCCGGACCCAGATTCTCGAGTACGCCCTGGTGGTCGAGCAGCGAGATGGCCGCTGGGAGGTGTCCCGACTGCTGCCCGCACCCACCCTCAAGCAACCCGAAGCCAACTGAGAGGAGATTCGAATGATCGAAACAGCAGAAACCGTGGTCGGGAACCTGACCAACCTGGCGATTGGGGCGGCGGTGTTGATCGCCATCGGCATGATCTTGTGGTCGTGGCTGGTGAAGCGGACCGTCTCGGCCGTGATCGGGGTGATCATCCTGGCCGCCATCGTCCTGTTCGCCATCAACGCCACCGACTGGCTTCAGCAGAAGGTGGCCGAGGACGTCGGTGCCCTCGCACCACCCGCCCATATGGTCGTAGCCGTCCCGCTTCCCGACGCGATGATCTGAGG
It encodes:
- a CDS encoding conjugal transfer protein, with product MTVDNPQEALPRGRYRRREMSPLLTIRAVQVVLWMLVISGPVAALLVANRVSSIGDSLDTLGASTAVEVPPDTSGVEGFAELFIAAYLGAGEDTIDALDPFLVDVALDSVETGSWRAVRTTSLGAQEVSPGYYAVVVAAEVVASDPESGDQPVGVRYFSVGVAETTTGWVVVGLPALIPRPARVAAPELLIGRFDGLDVAPGLEEMLPRFLAAFLTGAGELTRYASPSSPIVAVQPPPFTSVEVLRSGLVETPDGSTEVAVLVRGTDADGRTQILEYALVVEQRDGRWEVSRLLPAPTLKQPEAN